One segment of Streptomyces sp. YIM 121038 DNA contains the following:
- a CDS encoding Ppx/GppA phosphatase family protein, producing the protein MTRVAAIDCGTNSIRLLVADADPRTGELVDLDRRMQIVRLGQGVDKTGRLAPEALERTFAACREYAAVIKEHGAQRTRFVATSASRDAENREEFVRGVLDILGVEPEVISGDQEAEFSFTGATKELTGRADLETPYLVVDIGGGSTEFVVGDGSVRAARSVDVGCVRMTERHFVRDGAVTDPPTAEQLAAVRADIAAALDLAEETVPLRAARTLVGLAGSVTTVAGIALGLDAYESAAIHHSRVSYEQVKAIVERLTQSTHAERAAIPVMHPGRVDVIVAGALVLLSIMERVGAREVVVSEHDILDGIAWKVAEELDA; encoded by the coding sequence GTGACCCGCGTGGCCGCCATCGACTGTGGCACGAACTCGATCCGCCTCCTCGTCGCGGACGCGGACCCGCGGACCGGCGAGCTCGTCGACCTCGACCGCCGCATGCAGATCGTCCGCCTCGGACAGGGCGTGGACAAGACGGGCCGCCTGGCCCCCGAGGCCCTGGAGCGGACCTTCGCGGCCTGCCGCGAGTACGCCGCCGTCATCAAGGAGCACGGCGCGCAGCGCACCCGCTTCGTGGCGACCTCCGCGTCGCGCGACGCGGAGAACCGCGAGGAGTTCGTCCGCGGCGTCCTGGACATCCTCGGCGTCGAGCCGGAGGTGATCAGCGGCGACCAGGAGGCGGAGTTCTCCTTCACGGGCGCCACCAAGGAGCTGACGGGCCGCGCCGACCTGGAGACGCCCTACCTCGTCGTGGACATCGGCGGCGGCTCCACGGAGTTCGTCGTGGGCGACGGCAGCGTACGGGCGGCCCGCTCCGTGGACGTCGGCTGCGTCCGCATGACCGAGCGGCACTTCGTGCGCGACGGCGCCGTCACCGACCCGCCGACCGCCGAGCAGCTCGCCGCCGTCCGCGCGGACATCGCCGCGGCGCTCGACCTCGCCGAGGAGACGGTCCCGCTGCGCGCGGCGCGGACCCTGGTGGGGCTCGCGGGCTCGGTCACCACGGTGGCCGGGATCGCGCTCGGCCTCGACGCGTACGAGTCCGCCGCGATCCACCACTCGCGCGTCTCGTACGAGCAGGTCAAGGCCATCGTGGAGCGGCTCACGCAGTCGACGCACGCCGAGCGCGCGGCGATCCCCGTGATGCACCCGGGCCGGGTCGACGTGATCGTGGCGGGCGCCCTCGTGCTGCTCTCGATCATGGAGCGGGTCGGTGCCCGCGAGGTGGTCGTGAGCGAACACGACATCCTGGACGGAATCGCCTGGAAGGTGGCGGAGGAGCTCGACGCCTAG
- a CDS encoding ABC transporter permease, protein MFRTALRNVLAHKARLLMTVLAVMLGVAFVSGTLVFTDTFGSAYKNKSAKSFDHVSVAVRPDGGSHDNDGQEAKQTPRLTDALLGKAKELPGAESAIGAYSGFTAVADKDGKLVGGEWGTTGANYYPGKDGKDPRYDFAEGRAPKSGADIALDSRTADRAGYEVGDTVRYSTDGPVKTAKISGIFDTDDGSVVAGGSLVVFDNDTARKVLGKSEYDEIDVKAAAGTSETALKSAVEKLLPKDTEAETGASLKDEQDRMIEQNTSAMSQVLLIFAGIALFVGIFIIANTFTMLVAQRTKELALMRAVGASRRQVTRSVLIEAFIVGLVAAVAGFALGIGVAVGLESLMNAGGASLPDGPLVVGPTTIVVALLIGVVVTMLAAWLPGRRAAKIPPVAAMNSVHASPTTRGLVIRNTIGSVIVALGVVMLFMNDNYVKSGGAATILVGVIVLTPLLSRPFIAAAGPLLKPFGVTGKLARLNSVRNPRRTASTASALMIGLTLITAMTVIATSLGSAINKMAADSLKADYTVSMANYQPLSPKVRADLAKLPDVEASSPLRSTWGEADGTSTRITGVDPKSFGKLVSLDYTSGSAAGFKGGSVLVDDGTAKKKGLKAGDTVPVKFDDHKTVRLTVAGVYQSNEMLDGLFTPTAVVDPHLNKIADQQVLLKMKDGVSDASEDAVVKALGDNPAIKIQDKDDISNEIGGAINLILNMLYGLLAMAILVAVLGVINTLAMSVFERKHEIGMLRAIGLDRAKIKQMVRLESVVISLFGAVLGVGLGLFLGWVAGDSISGSVKTYTMEIPAGRILLFLAIAAVVGVLAAVWPARSAARLNPLQAIKSD, encoded by the coding sequence ATGTTCCGTACTGCCCTGCGCAACGTGCTCGCGCACAAGGCCCGGCTCTTGATGACCGTGCTCGCCGTCATGCTCGGCGTCGCGTTCGTCTCCGGCACGCTGGTCTTCACCGACACCTTCGGCTCCGCCTACAAGAACAAGTCGGCGAAGAGCTTCGACCACGTCTCCGTCGCCGTCCGCCCCGACGGCGGCTCCCACGACAACGACGGCCAGGAGGCCAAGCAGACCCCCCGGCTCACCGACGCCCTGCTCGGCAAGGCCAAGGAGCTGCCCGGCGCGGAGTCCGCGATCGGCGCGTACTCCGGCTTCACCGCCGTCGCCGACAAGGACGGCAAGCTCGTCGGCGGCGAGTGGGGCACCACCGGCGCCAACTACTACCCCGGCAAGGACGGCAAGGACCCGCGCTACGACTTCGCCGAGGGCCGCGCCCCGAAGTCCGGGGCCGACATCGCCCTGGACAGCCGTACCGCCGACCGCGCCGGATACGAGGTCGGCGACACCGTCCGCTACTCCACCGACGGCCCCGTGAAGACCGCGAAGATCTCCGGCATCTTCGACACCGACGACGGCAGCGTCGTCGCGGGCGGCAGCCTCGTCGTCTTCGACAACGACACCGCGCGCAAGGTCCTCGGCAAGTCCGAGTACGACGAGATCGACGTGAAGGCCGCCGCGGGCACCAGCGAGACCGCCCTGAAGAGCGCCGTCGAGAAGCTCCTGCCGAAGGACACCGAGGCGGAGACCGGGGCCTCGCTCAAGGACGAGCAGGACCGGATGATCGAGCAGAACACCAGCGCCATGAGCCAGGTGCTGCTGATCTTCGCCGGGATCGCGCTGTTCGTCGGCATCTTCATCATCGCCAACACCTTCACCATGCTGGTCGCCCAGCGCACCAAGGAACTGGCCCTGATGCGGGCCGTCGGCGCCTCGCGCCGCCAGGTCACGCGCTCGGTCCTGATCGAGGCGTTCATCGTCGGCCTGGTCGCCGCCGTCGCGGGCTTCGCGCTCGGCATCGGCGTGGCCGTGGGCCTGGAGTCCCTGATGAACGCGGGCGGCGCCTCGCTGCCCGACGGGCCCCTGGTCGTCGGGCCCACGACGATCGTGGTCGCGCTGCTCATCGGCGTCGTCGTGACGATGCTGGCCGCGTGGCTGCCCGGCCGCCGGGCCGCGAAGATCCCGCCGGTCGCCGCCATGAACAGCGTCCACGCCTCGCCCACCACGCGCGGCCTGGTCATCCGCAACACCATCGGCTCGGTCATCGTCGCGCTCGGCGTGGTCATGCTGTTCATGAACGACAACTACGTGAAGTCCGGGGGCGCCGCGACGATCCTCGTCGGCGTCATCGTCCTCACGCCGCTGCTCTCCCGCCCGTTCATCGCCGCCGCGGGACCGCTGCTCAAGCCGTTCGGCGTCACCGGCAAGCTGGCCCGCCTCAACTCGGTGCGCAACCCGCGCCGCACCGCCTCCACGGCCTCGGCCCTGATGATCGGCCTGACCCTCATCACGGCGATGACGGTCATCGCGACCTCGCTGGGCAGCGCCATCAACAAGATGGCCGCCGACTCCCTGAAGGCCGACTACACCGTCTCGATGGCCAACTACCAGCCGCTGAGCCCCAAGGTCCGCGCCGACCTGGCCAAGCTGCCGGACGTCGAGGCGTCCAGCCCGCTGCGCTCCACCTGGGGCGAGGCCGACGGCACGTCCACGCGCATCACGGGTGTGGACCCGAAGTCCTTCGGCAAGCTGGTCTCCCTCGACTACACCAGCGGCTCCGCCGCCGGCTTCAAGGGCGGCAGCGTGCTCGTCGACGACGGCACCGCGAAGAAGAAGGGCCTGAAGGCGGGCGACACCGTCCCGGTGAAGTTCGACGACCACAAGACCGTCCGTCTGACGGTCGCGGGCGTGTACCAGTCGAACGAGATGCTCGACGGCCTGTTCACGCCGACGGCCGTGGTCGACCCGCACCTCAACAAGATCGCCGACCAGCAGGTCCTGCTGAAGATGAAGGACGGCGTGAGCGACGCGTCGGAGGACGCCGTCGTCAAGGCCCTCGGCGACAACCCCGCCATCAAGATCCAGGACAAGGACGACATCAGCAACGAGATCGGCGGCGCCATCAACCTGATCCTCAACATGCTGTACGGCCTGCTCGCCATGGCGATCCTGGTCGCGGTCCTCGGCGTGATCAACACCCTCGCGATGTCCGTCTTCGAGCGGAAGCACGAGATCGGCATGCTCCGTGCGATCGGCCTCGACCGCGCGAAGATCAAGCAGATGGTGCGCCTGGAGTCCGTCGTGATCTCCCTGTTCGGCGCGGTGCTCGGCGTCGGCCTCGGCCTGTTCCTCGGCTGGGTCGCGGGCGACAGCATCTCCGGCTCGGTGAAGACGTACACCATGGAGATCCCCGCCGGGCGGATCCTGCTCTTCCTCGCCATCGCGGCGGTGGTGGGCGTGCTCGCGGCGGTGTGGCCCGCGCGGAGCGCCGCGCGGCTGAACCCGCTGCAGGCCATCAAGTCCGACTGA
- a CDS encoding DUF501 domain-containing protein translates to METPPPQTESTAPTDADIAAFQEQLGRPPRGLRAIAHRCPCGNPDVVETAPRLEDGTPFPTTFYLSCPRAASAIGTLEANGVMKEMTERLATDPELAAAYRAAHEDYIARRDSIEVLEGFPSAGGMPDRVKCLHVLVAHSLAAGPGVNPLGDEAIAMLPEWWRKGPCVSGDAC, encoded by the coding sequence ATGGAAACGCCCCCGCCCCAGACCGAGTCCACCGCGCCCACGGACGCCGACATCGCCGCGTTCCAGGAGCAGCTGGGCCGCCCGCCGCGCGGCCTGCGGGCCATCGCGCACCGCTGCCCCTGCGGGAACCCGGACGTGGTCGAGACGGCCCCCCGTCTGGAGGACGGCACGCCGTTCCCGACGACGTTCTATCTGTCGTGCCCGCGCGCGGCCTCCGCGATCGGCACGCTGGAGGCGAACGGCGTGATGAAGGAGATGACGGAGCGGCTCGCGACCGACCCGGAGCTCGCCGCCGCGTACCGCGCGGCGCACGAGGACTACATCGCCCGGCGCGACTCCATCGAGGTCCTGGAGGGCTTTCCCTCGGCCGGCGGCATGCCGGACCGCGTGAAGTGCCTGCACGTCCTGGTCGCCCACTCCCTGGCCGCGGGCCCCGGCGTGAACCCCCTGGGCGACGAGGCCATCGCCATGCTCCCGGAGTGGTGGCGCAAGGGCCCGTGTGTCTCGGGCGACGCCTGCTGA
- a CDS encoding cyclopropane-fatty-acyl-phospholipid synthase family protein, translated as MQDAASRLKDIAEQMLGARLPVRIRAWDGSEEGPPGAPVLVVRHRRALRRLLWKPGELGLARAWVAGDLDVEGDLYQALDLLAEFIWERDDDAPTLRQSLRDPRVRAAVRSLLALAAPFVPPPVPREEMRKQGRLHRHTKGSDRQAISHHYDVGNDFYELVLGPSMVYSCAYFEEPGSTLEDAQRDKLELICRKLGLKPGMRLLDVGCGWGSMAIHAAREHGVHVVGVTLSREQAAYARKRIAEEGLTDRVEIRVQDYRDVRDGPYDAISSIGMAEHVGSDRYLDYARDLHTLLKPGGRLLNHQIARRPLGDEAAYSVDEFIDAYVFPDGELAPLGTTVGLLERAGFEVRDVESIREHYAHTLRRWVANLEADWKRGQRLTTPGRARIWRLYMAASALAFERNRIGVNQVLAVRTPEDGRSGLPLRARDWRPEGARGTARQATTDPQTEH; from the coding sequence ATGCAGGACGCCGCTTCGCGGCTGAAGGACATCGCCGAACAGATGCTGGGAGCCCGGCTCCCCGTTCGGATCCGCGCCTGGGACGGTTCGGAGGAGGGCCCGCCGGGGGCGCCCGTCCTCGTCGTACGCCATCGGCGCGCCCTGCGCAGGCTGCTGTGGAAGCCCGGGGAGCTGGGGCTCGCCCGGGCCTGGGTGGCCGGGGACCTCGACGTCGAGGGCGACCTCTACCAAGCCCTCGACCTGCTCGCCGAGTTCATCTGGGAGCGCGACGACGACGCCCCCACGCTGCGGCAGTCGCTGCGCGACCCGCGGGTGCGCGCCGCCGTCCGCTCGCTGCTCGCGCTCGCCGCGCCGTTCGTGCCGCCGCCCGTGCCGCGCGAGGAGATGCGCAAGCAGGGCAGGCTGCACCGGCACACCAAGGGCAGCGACAGACAGGCCATCAGCCACCACTACGACGTCGGCAACGACTTCTACGAGCTGGTCCTCGGCCCCTCCATGGTCTACTCCTGCGCCTACTTCGAGGAGCCCGGGAGCACCCTGGAGGACGCCCAGCGCGACAAGCTCGAACTGATCTGCCGCAAGCTCGGCCTGAAGCCCGGCATGCGCCTCCTCGACGTCGGCTGCGGCTGGGGCTCCATGGCCATCCACGCCGCCCGCGAGCACGGCGTGCACGTCGTCGGCGTCACGCTCTCCCGCGAGCAGGCCGCGTACGCCCGCAAGCGCATCGCGGAGGAGGGCCTGACCGACCGCGTCGAGATCCGCGTCCAGGACTACCGCGACGTGCGCGACGGCCCGTACGACGCGATCTCGTCCATCGGCATGGCCGAACACGTCGGCTCCGACCGCTATCTGGACTACGCGCGCGACCTCCACACCCTCCTCAAGCCCGGCGGGAGGCTGCTCAACCACCAGATCGCGCGCCGCCCCCTGGGCGACGAGGCGGCGTACTCCGTCGACGAGTTCATCGACGCCTACGTCTTCCCCGACGGCGAACTGGCCCCGCTCGGCACCACCGTGGGCCTCCTGGAGCGCGCGGGCTTCGAGGTCCGCGACGTGGAGTCCATCCGCGAGCACTACGCCCACACCCTGCGCCGCTGGGTCGCCAACCTGGAGGCCGACTGGAAGCGGGGCCAGCGCCTGACGACGCCGGGCCGCGCCCGCATCTGGCGCCTGTACATGGCCGCGTCGGCCCTGGCCTTCGAGCGCAACCGCATCGGGGTCAACCAGGTCCTCGCGGTCAGGACCCCGGAGGACGGCAGATCGGGCCTGCCGTTGCGGGCTCGTGACTGGCGCCCCGAAGGGGCGCGGGGAACTGCGCGACAAGCCACGACGGACCCGCAGACGGAGCACTGA
- a CDS encoding septum formation initiator family protein — protein sequence MAVKNRDRFSTATRLKLLGEQTAQRVYRSQTKRQARRSRLTGRAALLVLVVCSLVVALAYPIRQYVAQRAEIAEQRQKQAEHRENVERLRDEKARWQDDAYAEQRIRDRLHYVMPGETGFTVIDPQAAERHRPDGGGTDRPWYSNVWDGIDKADGSGAAGRPDDN from the coding sequence ATGGCAGTGAAGAACCGCGACCGGTTCTCCACCGCGACGCGGCTCAAGCTGCTCGGCGAGCAGACCGCGCAGCGCGTCTACCGCTCCCAGACCAAGCGCCAGGCCCGCCGCTCCCGGCTCACCGGGCGCGCGGCGCTGCTCGTCCTCGTGGTGTGCTCGCTGGTGGTCGCGCTCGCCTACCCGATACGGCAGTACGTCGCGCAGCGCGCCGAGATCGCCGAGCAGCGGCAGAAGCAGGCCGAGCACCGCGAGAACGTCGAGCGCCTGCGCGACGAGAAGGCCCGCTGGCAGGACGACGCCTACGCCGAGCAGCGCATCCGCGACCGGCTGCACTACGTGATGCCCGGCGAGACCGGCTTCACGGTGATCGACCCCCAGGCCGCCGAACGCCACCGCCCCGACGGGGGCGGCACCGACCGGCCCTGGTACTCCAACGTCTGGGACGGCATCGACAAGGCGGACGGCTCCGGCGCCGCGGGCCGTCCCGACGACAACTGA
- a CDS encoding NAD(P)/FAD-dependent oxidoreductase produces MSTTERPRILVVGGGYVGLYAARRILKKMRYGEATVTVVDPRSYMTYQPFLPEAAAGSISPRHVVVPLRRVLPKAEVLTGRVTTIDQDRKVATIAPLVGEAYELPFDYLVIAMGAVSRTFPIPGLAEQGIGMKGIEEAIGLRNHVLEQLDKADSTTDEEVRRKALTFVFVGGGFAGAETIGEVEDMARDAAKYYNTVSRDDMRFVLVDAADKILPEVGPKLGQYGKEHLESRGVEVYLSTSMDSCVDGHVVLKNGLEVDSNTIVWTAGVKPNPALARFGLPLGPRGHVDTQTTLQVQGTDYIWAAGDNAQVPDLVGRKAGNENAWCPPNAQHALRQAKVLGDNVVSGMRGFPQKEYSHANKGAVAGLGLHKGVAMIVMGKMKIKLKGRLAWYMHRGYHGMAMPTFNRKIRVFADWTLGMFLKREVVSLGAMETPREEFYEAAKPAPKPAAAAPVEEKAKAS; encoded by the coding sequence ATGAGCACCACGGAGCGTCCCAGGATCCTCGTAGTAGGCGGTGGGTACGTAGGCCTGTACGCAGCTCGTCGCATTCTCAAGAAGATGCGCTACGGCGAGGCGACCGTCACGGTCGTCGACCCGCGCTCGTACATGACGTACCAGCCCTTCCTCCCCGAAGCCGCCGCCGGCAGCATCTCGCCGAGGCACGTCGTCGTCCCGCTGCGACGCGTGCTGCCCAAGGCCGAGGTACTGACCGGTCGGGTCACGACCATCGACCAGGACCGCAAGGTCGCCACGATCGCGCCGCTCGTCGGCGAGGCGTACGAGCTGCCGTTCGACTACCTGGTCATCGCCATGGGCGCGGTCTCCCGCACCTTCCCGATCCCCGGCCTCGCCGAGCAGGGCATCGGCATGAAGGGCATCGAGGAGGCCATCGGTCTGCGCAACCACGTGCTCGAGCAGCTGGACAAGGCCGACTCCACGACCGACGAGGAGGTCCGCCGCAAGGCGCTGACCTTCGTCTTCGTCGGCGGTGGCTTCGCCGGTGCCGAGACCATCGGCGAGGTCGAGGACATGGCCCGCGACGCGGCCAAGTACTACAACACCGTGTCCCGCGACGACATGCGCTTCGTCCTGGTCGACGCGGCCGACAAGATCCTGCCGGAGGTCGGCCCGAAGCTCGGCCAGTACGGCAAGGAGCACCTGGAGAGCCGCGGGGTCGAGGTCTACCTCTCCACCTCCATGGACTCCTGCGTCGACGGCCACGTCGTGCTGAAGAACGGCCTCGAGGTCGACTCCAACACGATCGTCTGGACCGCCGGTGTGAAGCCGAACCCGGCGCTCGCCCGCTTCGGCCTCCCGCTCGGCCCGCGCGGCCACGTCGACACCCAGACGACCCTCCAGGTCCAGGGCACCGACTACATCTGGGCCGCGGGCGACAACGCCCAGGTCCCGGACCTCGTCGGCCGCAAGGCGGGCAACGAGAACGCCTGGTGCCCGCCGAACGCCCAGCACGCCCTGCGCCAGGCCAAGGTCCTCGGCGACAACGTGGTCTCCGGCATGCGGGGCTTCCCGCAGAAGGAGTACAGCCACGCCAACAAGGGCGCGGTCGCGGGTCTCGGCCTGCACAAGGGCGTCGCGATGATCGTCATGGGCAAGATGAAGATCAAGCTCAAGGGCCGTCTCGCCTGGTACATGCACCGTGGCTACCACGGCATGGCGATGCCGACGTTCAACCGCAAGATCCGCGTCTTCGCGGACTGGACCCTCGGCATGTTCCTCAAGCGCGAGGTCGTCTCCCTCGGTGCGATGGAGACCCCGCGCGAGGAGTTCTACGAGGCCGCCAAGCCCGCGCCCAAGCCGGCCGCCGCCGCTCCGGTCGAGGAGAAGGCCAAGGCCTCTTAA